The region ATCGACCGCCGTTGGCCGCCAGACCCATTCCGCCTCCAGGCCCTTGACGGTGGCGCCGGCCGCATTGAAGTTGGCCAGCACGCTGTTGACCACCTGCGATTCGAGCTTGTCCTTGTATTTCATCAAAAAGGCGTCGAGGTTCAGGGTCAGCTGGCGGTTCAGCAAATCGGACTTGAAACCGATTTCATAGCTGGTCAATTTTTCAGGCTTGGTGGTGGCGCCGCCGTCGCCGATGGCCGGCGAGTGGAAACCCGTGGTCACGGAACCGAACAGCAGGATATCGGGCCGCAGCTTGTACTCGATGCGGCCCAGCCAGGTGGCCTGGCCGTAGCGCAGGTCGGCCGAATTGTCGCCCGGCGTATTGCCGCAGGACGCCGCCGTGATCGCGCCGCCCGGCCCGATATTGTGCGTATTGGCCAGGCCTGTTCCCGGCTTGACCAGTTGCGCCAGCTGGTCGGGCGTGAGCACGGTGGTGCCCAGCGGCGTGTTGGCGGGCCAGTTCGGGCAAGCCCAGTTCTGGCCGCCGATATCGAATTTATGGTCCTTGGTATAGCGCGCGCCGGCCGTCAGCTTGATCTGATCCGTGACCTGCTGGCTGACCTGGCCGAACACGGCTTTCGATTTCAGCTGGCGGTTGCCCTGGATAAAGGACATCGACGAGGCATACTGGCCGACGGTCGGCTGCACGAAGATCACGGCGCCGTTGGCGATGTCCTGCTGCACCGCCGCCTGCGAGATCTGGCTGCGGTCGATATCGAAGCGCACCTTGTTCTTTTCATTGAACAGGAACACGCCGGCCACCCACTGGAACGGCGCCTCGTCGTCCGAGCGCGCCTGCAGCTCATGCGAATAACTGTCGAACTGCGCCCAGTCGGTGCGGTTTTCCGACTTGAAGCCGGGGAACAGGCCCGCGTCGGCATCGTTGCTGTTCTGGCGCTTGTAGCGGCTCCAGCTGCCCAGGTACGTGAAATCCAGCGAATCGGTCGGCTTGTAATTGAGCTTGCCCTTGTAGGTCAGGATCGACTGGTCCAGCGTGCCCGGAGTGTCGATCAGGGCCGAGCGCAGCTTTTCGCCCGGTTTCGGTTCGGCCGCCAAATAGACATTGCCGGAACCCTGGTCCAGGAAATAGTCGGCGATAAAGGTGCCGCGCAAGTGTGGCGTGATCTTCCACAGCAGGGACGCGCGCGCGCCCATCTGGTCGCCGGCGCCATACTTGGCCGCACCCGGCATCACGTTCGAGCCGCGGCGAAAGTCCACCGTGCCGTCGTGGCTGTCCTTGATGGCGGCGATCCGCAGGGCCACGTCGTCGGACAGCGGGATATTGATCATGCCCTGCGTCTGCAGGTGGCGATAGTCGCCCACGGTGATGCCGGCCGAGCCCATGAACTTGGTGGTATTCGGCGCGGCGGACACCAGGTTGACGGCGCCGGCGGTCGAATTGCGGCCGTTCAGGGTGCCCTGCGGGCCGCGCGCCACCTCCACGTGGCTGAGGTCATACATCAGCGCGGTGGCGCCCTGCGGACGTGGCGAATACACGCCGTCGACATAGAACGCCACGGCCGGGTCGCCCAGTTCCGTGTGGTTGGCCGAGCCCACGCCGCGCATGTAGACGTGCACGCCGCCCGAGTCGCCATGCTGCTCGACCACCAGGCTCGGTACCATGGTCGCCAGCGAGGCCAGGTCCTTGACCTGGTTGTTTTGCAGGGTGTCCTGGTTGAAGGCCGTGACGGCCAGCGGCGTGTCCTGCACAAAGGTATTGCGGCGCGTGGCCGTGACGACGATGCGGTCCATCTGGCCGGCCGCCGGCGCCGGTGCTTCCTTGGCCGCTTCTTCCACGGGCGTGGCCTGCTGCGCCATGGCGGCGCCGCTGCCCAACAGGATCAGCTGGGCGAATGTGACGTGGGCCAGGCTGCTGGCGATGGTGTTGCGTGCTGGTTGTTTCATGATGTGTCTCCTCTACCTGCCACTGGTTGGATAATGATGGCATGGCTCTGCGGCCATTGCCTTTCTTTTCAAAGCCGCTACTCAGCTTGAATTCATGACGCCTCCATCGCTTCAGTGCCGGGCCACGGCACGGCCGCCGGCATCGAACAGAAAGGCGTGACCCTCTTCCGGCGCAAAGCCGATGCTGCTGCCGGGCGCCAGCGCATGCCGCGTCTCGCCATGCAGCTTGATGGCCAGCGCATGCCCGGTGCCCTCGACCCTGGCGTGGACGATCTGGGCGTCGCCCAGCTGCTCGATCAGGGTGACGGTGGCGCCATAGCCTTCGCCGCGTGCAAGCAGGCGCAGATGCTCGGGGCGGATGCCGACCAGCATTCCAGCCTCGCCTCCCAGCTGCGCAGCAAGGGCCGGCAGGGTCGCACACGGCAGGAAGTTCATGCGCAGCGCGCCGATAAAGCCGGCCACGAACTGGCTGGCCGGCTGGCGGTACAGTTCCAGGGGCGCACCCACCTGCTCCAGGTGGCCGCCATGGAATACGGCCACCCGGTCGCCCAGGGTCATCGCCTCGACCTGGTCATGGGTGACATAGATCATCGTCGTGCCCAGTTCCTGGTGCAGCTTGGCCAGCTCGATGCGGGTCTGCACGCGCAAAGACGCATCGAGGTTGGACAGCGGTTCGTCGAACAGGAATACCTTGGGCTGGCGCACGATGGAGCGGCCGATCGCCACGCGCTGGCGCTCGCCGCCCGACAGGGCCTTCGGTTTGCGCTCGAGCAGATGCGTAATCTGCAGGATCTCCGCCACCTTGCCGACGGCGGCGCGCACTTCGCCGTCCGGCTTGCCGGCCAGTTTCAGGGCAAAACCCATGTTCTCGCGCGCCGTCATGTGCGGGTACAGCGCATAGCTCTGGAACACCATGGCGATGCCGCGTTCGGCCGGCGGCACGTCGTTGGCCAGCATGTCGCCGATGCGCAGCTGGCCCGCGCTGATGTCTTCCAGGCCCGCGATCATGCGCAGCAGGGTCGACTTGCCGCAGCCGGACGGCCCCACGAAGACCATGAATTCGCCGTCGTGGATATCGAGGTCGAGGCCCTTGACGATTTCCGGGCCGTCGCCATACGTCTTGCGGATGCCGCGCAGCGAGATGGCGGCCATCTCAGCGCCCTCCTGCCGTCGCCAGCTGCGGCGCATCGGCATGCAGCGCGCGCTGGGCGGCGATAAAGTCGCGGTACCACAGGGCGCTGTCCTTCAGGCTGCGCTGCTGGGTGGCGTAATCGACATACACCATGCCGAAGCGCTTGGCATAGCCCGAATTCCACTCGAAATTGTCCATCAGGCTCCAGTAAAAATAGCCGCGCACGTCGATGCCCTGGGCGATCACGGCGCGCAAGGCGTCCAGATGCAGCTGCACATACTCGATGCGCGGCTGGTCGTGGACCTTGCCGCCATCGAGCCTGTCAGCGACCGCCATGCCGTTCTCGGTGATATACACGGGCGGCAGCGGATATTCGCGGTGCAGGCCCACCAGCAGTTCCGTCAGCCCCTGCGGATAGGTTTCCCAGCCCATGTCGTTCACGCCCAGTTTGCATTCGGGCTTGCGCGGTGGCGTCTCGCCGCTGACAAAGGCGCGCGTGTAATAGTTCACGCCGAGGAAATCGATGGGCTGCCTGATCTCTGTGAAATCGTTTTCAAGAATGATTAAAGCTGAAGCGTCGGCATGTTTCAGGGCCAGCGCCGGATAGCGGCCCTTGAAGATGGCGTCCATATACCACTGCACCGAGCGCGCATATTCGAGTTCGGCCAGCTCCTTGTCACGGGCGCTGTCGGTGGCCGGCGTGGCCGTCCACTGATTGAGCACGATGCCGAGTTTTGCCGACGGCGCCACGGCGCGCATGGCCTGCATCGCCAGGCCGTGCGACAGCAGCAGATGGTGCGACACCTGCACCGCGGCGGCCGGATCGGCCATGCCGGGCGCGAACTGGCCCGTGCCGTGACCCAGCACCGCCGTGCACCATGGCTCGTTATGGGTGGCGATGCTGGCCACGCGGTGGCCGAAGCGGCGCGCCACTTCGGCGGCGTAGGCGGCAAAGTGATAGCAGGTGGCGCGATCGAGCCAGCCGCCTTCGTCCTGCAAGGCTTGCGGCAGGTCCCAGTGGTACAGGGTCAGGTGCGCGTCCAGCCCCTTGGTAGCCAGCGCGTCGAGCAGGCGTGCATAAAAATCGAAGCCGGCCTCGTTCCAGGCGCCCGAACCGGTGGGCTGCACGCGCGACCAGGACATCGAAAAGCGGTAGGCATTGACGCCCAGGTTGGCGATCAGTTCGACGTCGTCGGCATAGCGGTGGTAGTGGTCGCAGGCCACGTCGCCATTGCTGCCGTCGGTGACCTTGCCCTCGGTGTGGCTGAAGGTGTCCCAGATCGACGGCCCGCGGCCATCGATGGCGGCCGCGCCTTCGATCTGGTAGGCGCTGGTGGCCACGCCCCAGGTAAAGGTGGCCGGGAAGTTGGTATCTAAGTCGTCGTTATGCATGGTCATGTATGTTGGTGAAAAAGGTTAATAAAACAAAGGTTCAACCCTTGACGGCGCCCTGGGTCAGTCCTTCAATCAAACGTTTTGAAGCGACAAAGAACATCAGCAGCAGCGGCAGCACGGCGATCGCCGCGCCCGTCATCAGGGCGCCCCACTCCGTGTTGTTCGGCGCCTGCATGCTGCGCAGCGCCAGCGGGATCGTGTAGTTCTCGACCGAGCGCATGACCACCAGCGGCGTGATGAAGTTGTTCCAGGAATTGATAAAGGTAATCAATCCCAGGGTGCCCATGGCCGGCCCGATCAGCGGCAGCACCACGCGCCAGTAGATGGCGAACTCGCCGCAGCCGTCGATGCGCGCCGCCTCGATCAGGTCCTTCGGGATCGCCGTGCCGATATACTGGCGCATCAGGAATATCCCCAGCGCGCCGGCCGCACCCGGCACATACAGGGCGCGCGGCTGGTCCAGCCAGCCGAGGAAATCCATCAGCATGAAGGTCGGGATCATGTTCATGAAGGACGGGATGATCATCGACGCCATCACCAGCGTGAACAGCGGGCGCTTGAAGCGGAACTCGTACATGGCAAACGCATAGCCGCCCAGCGAACAGAAAAACAGCGTCAGCGCGGTCGTCATCAGCGCCACGTACAGGCTGATGCCGATATTGCGCCAGAACGGCAGGCGCTCCTGCAGCAGTTCCAGGTTGTTCAGCAGCGCCGTGCCGAACCAGCGCGGCGGCGGCAGGCTGTAGATCTCGGCGCTGGTATGCGTGGCGAACACGAACATGAAGTAGAACGGCGCGACCATGATCAGGGCGCCGATCGCCACCATGGCATAGGCCGACCAGCGCGCGCCTGCTGCCGTCGCGGAAGTACTGTTTGCGCTCATCGGTTTGCCTCTTTACGTTCATTGCGGCTGAAGATGCGGTTGTTGACCCAGGTGGTGCTGGCGATAATCAGGAACAGCAGCCAGGAAATCGCCGACGCGGTGCCGAAGTCGCCCGAGGAAAACGCCGTCTTGTAGACAAAAATGGCGGTCGTCATTACCGACTGGCTAACGCCACTCGATTCGGCCACCAGCACGAACGGTTCCTCGAACAGCTGCAGGTTGCCCATGATGGTCAGGGTCACGGCCAGGTAGATCATCGGTTTCAACTGTGGCAAGGTGATGTACCAGAACTGCTGGCGTTTCGAGGCGCCGTCAATCGTCGCCGCCTCGTACAGGTCCTTCGGGATCACCTGCAGCGCCGACAGATACAGCACCAGGTTCCAGCCCAGATAGCGCCAGAAAATCACGAAGGCGACGGCCGGCTTGATAAACAGCGAGCTGCCCAGCCAGTCGATCGATTCGGCAGGGAACAAACCACCGACCAGCGGCAGGCTGGCGCACCATTGAATCAGCACATTGATCTGACCGTAGTCGCGCGAGAACAGGGTATTGAACACCATGGCAATGGCCACGCTGGAGGTAATGAATGGTAAAAAGTAAATCCCGATCACCAGGTTGCGCGAGCGCTTGAAGCTGTTATGGATGAAGGCCGCCAGCGGAATGGCCACCAGGTGCTGCGGCACGCCCGAGGCCAGCGCCAGCCACACGGTATTGCCCAGCGAGCGCAGGAACCACGGATCGCTCAGCGCATATTTGTAGTTGTCCAGGCCCACCCATTCCATCGCCTCGACACCGCTGGCTGCCTCCCACTGGTTGAACGACAGGTAGATGGAAAACAGCAGCGGAAACAGGCTGAAGACGGCGAACAGGATGAAGAAGGGGCTGATGAACACATACGGCGCCCACTTTTTCATGTTGAAGCGTTTGCGCTGCGGCCGTGCCGCCGGTGCGCTCTGCGCCGGCATGGCCGAGGAAGTCGGGAGATTCATGACGGCTCCTAGCGGCGCGCGCGGTGCGTGATCAGGGCCTTGGCATCGGCCAGCGCGGTCTTGATATCCTTGTTCTGCGCCAGCACGCTTTCCAGCTCCATGTTGACGATATCGCGCGCCACGGCGTCGAACTTGTCGACCCGGATCACGGGAATTTTCGCCGCCGTCTCGCGCGCCAGCAGCCGCGTTTTCTGGCCGCCGAAGTAGGCTTGCGGTTCGTCCATCATCGGGTCCGCATAGGCCGCCTTCAGGGCGGGAAACGCGCCGATCTCTTTCAGGGAATGCAGCTGGATATCCTTGTTGACGGTCATGAACTTGATGAACTCCCAGGCCTGGGTCTTGTTCGCGGCTTTTTTCGGGATGCCGTAGAACGAGCCGCCATAGGACGCCAGCGCACCGGCCGGCAAATTCGCCGCGCGCCACTGCCCTTTCGAATCGGGCGCCAGCCACTTGGCCAGGTGGCCGCTGAGCCAGGAACCCATCATCTGGCTGGCCACCTTGTCGCGCTTGAAACCTTCGGCCCACTCGCCGGTCCAGGCCACGGTGCGCGCGTCGATGCCGGCCACCCGCGCCGCCTTCGCCAGTTCGAACGCTTTCACGAAGCGGGGCGAGTCGACCAGCACCTGGCCCTTGTCGCCAAAATAAATCCCTTCGCCGTCTTTCAGGTTGGCGCGGATAACGATGTCCGCCAGGTCGCTGGCGCCGGCCAGCAGATAGGTGCCGGTGGCGGCCTTGAGTTTTTTTCCTGCCGCGATGTACGACTCCCACGATTGCGTCAGGTCGGCTTCCTTGATGCCGGCCTTGTCCATCAGGTCCTTGCGGTAGAACAAGGTGCCCGGTCCCAGGTCGGCCGGCATGGCGCCCAGGGTACCGCGCGAACTGGTCGCCTGCACGAAGGTGAACGGCACG is a window of Janthinobacterium sp. J1-1 DNA encoding:
- a CDS encoding TonB-dependent receptor domain-containing protein, whose protein sequence is MKQPARNTIASSLAHVTFAQLILLGSGAAMAQQATPVEEAAKEAPAPAAGQMDRIVVTATRRNTFVQDTPLAVTAFNQDTLQNNQVKDLASLATMVPSLVVEQHGDSGGVHVYMRGVGSANHTELGDPAVAFYVDGVYSPRPQGATALMYDLSHVEVARGPQGTLNGRNSTAGAVNLVSAAPNTTKFMGSAGITVGDYRHLQTQGMINIPLSDDVALRIAAIKDSHDGTVDFRRGSNVMPGAAKYGAGDQMGARASLLWKITPHLRGTFIADYFLDQGSGNVYLAAEPKPGEKLRSALIDTPGTLDQSILTYKGKLNYKPTDSLDFTYLGSWSRYKRQNSNDADAGLFPGFKSENRTDWAQFDSYSHELQARSDDEAPFQWVAGVFLFNEKNKVRFDIDRSQISQAAVQQDIANGAVIFVQPTVGQYASSMSFIQGNRQLKSKAVFGQVSQQVTDQIKLTAGARYTKDHKFDIGGQNWACPNWPANTPLGTTVLTPDQLAQLVKPGTGLANTHNIGPGGAITAASCGNTPGDNSADLRYGQATWLGRIEYKLRPDILLFGSVTTGFHSPAIGDGGATTKPEKLTSYEIGFKSDLLNRQLTLNLDAFLMKYKDKLESQVVNSVLANFNAAGATVKGLEAEWVWRPTAVDRLTGNATWLKAVYDDFMSCDVDAARANGQACGSTAPLVNVGGSTMKHAPKFSTTVQYEHDFTVAGGQLTPRASVHYETMSYVGAGAFNGDVPGHAGVKRQEAYTTLDLSLRYQPVNKAYTVEAFVQNATDKAVKLDVNEICTDVGMPCQPTQQIYGAFYNAPRTFGARVSMKF
- a CDS encoding ATP-binding cassette domain-containing protein, whose product is MAAISLRGIRKTYGDGPEIVKGLDLDIHDGEFMVFVGPSGCGKSTLLRMIAGLEDISAGQLRIGDMLANDVPPAERGIAMVFQSYALYPHMTARENMGFALKLAGKPDGEVRAAVGKVAEILQITHLLERKPKALSGGERQRVAIGRSIVRQPKVFLFDEPLSNLDASLRVQTRIELAKLHQELGTTMIYVTHDQVEAMTLGDRVAVFHGGHLEQVGAPLELYRQPASQFVAGFIGALRMNFLPCATLPALAAQLGGEAGMLVGIRPEHLRLLARGEGYGATVTLIEQLGDAQIVHARVEGTGHALAIKLHGETRHALAPGSSIGFAPEEGHAFLFDAGGRAVARH
- a CDS encoding GH1 family beta-glucosidase, with translation MTMHNDDLDTNFPATFTWGVATSAYQIEGAAAIDGRGPSIWDTFSHTEGKVTDGSNGDVACDHYHRYADDVELIANLGVNAYRFSMSWSRVQPTGSGAWNEAGFDFYARLLDALATKGLDAHLTLYHWDLPQALQDEGGWLDRATCYHFAAYAAEVARRFGHRVASIATHNEPWCTAVLGHGTGQFAPGMADPAAAVQVSHHLLLSHGLAMQAMRAVAPSAKLGIVLNQWTATPATDSARDKELAELEYARSVQWYMDAIFKGRYPALALKHADASALIILENDFTEIRQPIDFLGVNYYTRAFVSGETPPRKPECKLGVNDMGWETYPQGLTELLVGLHREYPLPPVYITENGMAVADRLDGGKVHDQPRIEYVQLHLDALRAVIAQGIDVRGYFYWSLMDNFEWNSGYAKRFGMVYVDYATQQRSLKDSALWYRDFIAAQRALHADAPQLATAGGR
- a CDS encoding carbohydrate ABC transporter permease encodes the protein MSANSTSATAAGARWSAYAMVAIGALIMVAPFYFMFVFATHTSAEIYSLPPPRWFGTALLNNLELLQERLPFWRNIGISLYVALMTTALTLFFCSLGGYAFAMYEFRFKRPLFTLVMASMIIPSFMNMIPTFMLMDFLGWLDQPRALYVPGAAGALGIFLMRQYIGTAIPKDLIEAARIDGCGEFAIYWRVVLPLIGPAMGTLGLITFINSWNNFITPLVVMRSVENYTIPLALRSMQAPNNTEWGALMTGAAIAVLPLLLMFFVASKRLIEGLTQGAVKG
- a CDS encoding sugar ABC transporter permease; this encodes MNLPTSSAMPAQSAPAARPQRKRFNMKKWAPYVFISPFFILFAVFSLFPLLFSIYLSFNQWEAASGVEAMEWVGLDNYKYALSDPWFLRSLGNTVWLALASGVPQHLVAIPLAAFIHNSFKRSRNLVIGIYFLPFITSSVAIAMVFNTLFSRDYGQINVLIQWCASLPLVGGLFPAESIDWLGSSLFIKPAVAFVIFWRYLGWNLVLYLSALQVIPKDLYEAATIDGASKRQQFWYITLPQLKPMIYLAVTLTIMGNLQLFEEPFVLVAESSGVSQSVMTTAIFVYKTAFSSGDFGTASAISWLLFLIIASTTWVNNRIFSRNERKEANR
- a CDS encoding extracellular solute-binding protein, encoding MKSITLGVAVLAASLSATCAIAATPAAAVPALAPALAPATITVASFPDLDRAVKTALPLWEKLYPQVKVKLVSLQIDDHHNSMTTALAAGARLPDVMAIDFRYVGSFAESKGMEDLLQPPYGAGQYRAQFVPFTFVQATSSRGTLGAMPADLGPGTLFYRKDLMDKAGIKEADLTQSWESYIAAGKKLKAATGTYLLAGASDLADIVIRANLKDGEGIYFGDKGQVLVDSPRFVKAFELAKAARVAGIDARTVAWTGEWAEGFKRDKVASQMMGSWLSGHLAKWLAPDSKGQWRAANLPAGALASYGGSFYGIPKKAANKTQAWEFIKFMTVNKDIQLHSLKEIGAFPALKAAYADPMMDEPQAYFGGQKTRLLARETAAKIPVIRVDKFDAVARDIVNMELESVLAQNKDIKTALADAKALITHRARR